The following are encoded together in the Pseudoalteromonas ruthenica genome:
- a CDS encoding MurR/RpiR family transcriptional regulator: MSTFVKIKALRKSFSSSEAKLADFTLNSANAIRDLSSIELAKVVGVSQSSVVKFAQKLGYKGFPAFKLAVIDALNTETPAPKLHGKITLNDSLEQIAEKLLSSKMAVLSETKNLNEAEAVEQAVSLLKNAKRVALCGLGGSALVAKDFAFKLQKLGIAAIADADGHAQLAYVSTLGKDDLVVAISESGKTREVAEAASQAKANGCPVIAVTKFGANPVADCATVNLYSVAEEESIRLSSILARTAQDFVIDIVFIALTQATRPGRKLLEHSNDVVKAFRES, from the coding sequence ATGTCGACATTTGTAAAAATCAAAGCACTGCGTAAATCGTTTTCTAGCAGTGAAGCAAAATTAGCAGACTTTACCCTTAATTCTGCTAATGCCATTCGCGATCTCTCCTCTATTGAACTGGCCAAGGTGGTTGGTGTTAGTCAGTCCAGCGTTGTGAAGTTTGCTCAAAAGCTCGGTTATAAAGGCTTTCCGGCCTTTAAGCTCGCGGTAATTGATGCCCTAAACACCGAGACACCCGCACCTAAGCTGCACGGTAAAATCACCCTAAATGATAGCTTAGAGCAAATAGCAGAAAAGCTGCTCAGCAGTAAAATGGCGGTCCTGAGTGAAACTAAAAACCTCAATGAGGCTGAAGCGGTTGAACAAGCGGTCAGCTTGTTAAAAAACGCGAAGCGTGTGGCTTTATGTGGCCTCGGTGGCTCGGCATTGGTGGCCAAAGACTTTGCTTTTAAATTGCAAAAGCTTGGCATTGCCGCTATCGCCGATGCCGATGGTCATGCACAGCTGGCCTACGTATCAACCCTAGGCAAAGACGATTTAGTCGTCGCTATCAGTGAGTCCGGGAAAACCCGCGAAGTGGCAGAAGCAGCCAGTCAGGCCAAAGCCAATGGCTGCCCGGTGATCGCTGTTACTAAGTTTGGCGCCAACCCAGTGGCCGATTGCGCCACCGTTAATCTTTACTCCGTCGCTGAGGAAGAGTCTATTCGCTTATCGTCGATTTTGGCGCGTACCGCGCAAGACTTTGTTATCGATATTGTCTTTATCGCGTTGACGCAAGCCACACGTCCAGGGCGTAAGTTGCTGGAACACTCCAACGATGTGGTTAAAGCGTTCCGCGAAAGTTAA
- the pbp4b gene encoding penicillin binding protein PBP4B, whose amino-acid sequence MNFPYFDTPMRTYLLLLMCMASLSCVNHYPMKPSHNYSKRIKFLVMHYTAIDYQKSERVLVDEGGLSAHYLVPQSGDASYQRSELEVVQLVAEQDRAWHAGNSFWQDRSDLNDHSIGIEVVNVPRCAAAERTAKAAAGQEQKLCMYPDYDPQQVQLLIALSQDILARNPDIGPTQVVGHSDIAPGRKSDPGPRFPWYQLYKAGVGAWYKQADVEHYWQHFSTAAPTTALMQQALRDYGYGVDVSGQLDRKTVAVIKAFQAHFLPWQVHGQADGKTAAVLFALLHRYKPDKAQARFRDYQALNTAQPAPSKPLGHEQLLASYPAKALSSRKDVNNKYRFKAYQGRGEIIIDNVNAVAAELVVNGQTLNIAKPLTADTQYRYSLSKRTRTGVNSLHIKSVTPEDAQLHIRIPAPVLTQRPIPKRFEQVDALINAEIEQGFPGAVLAVVHQGELVKLSAYGEARKYHDGGEMMATPQPMQTDTLFDIASNTKMFATNLALMHLVSQGHLDVSLPVSFYLPEYRGQGRELRLVSDLLEHSAGYPAVVDFHRRDNQLGEQFYSISSDWTKQLIVQGVPFTAMRKQRHLYSDIDYMLLGLLVERISGMPLDAYVESRLYAPLGITSMMFNPLQKGVLAQQIAATEIQGNTRGGRVHFEGVRDYVLQGEVHDEKAFYSLAGVAGHAGLFADAKSLAQLCQLLLNRGTYGEKQLFTASVLDQFTKPSVSDESYGLGWRRAGNGARKWHFGPYASAQAYGHTGWTGTVTVIDPEYDLAIVLLTNARHSPVMGTEQQYQFVGKQFETGQYGSVVTRVYEAILGL is encoded by the coding sequence ATGAATTTTCCATACTTTGATACGCCAATGCGAACGTACTTACTGCTGCTAATGTGCATGGCTTCCCTTAGTTGCGTTAACCACTACCCCATGAAGCCGTCACACAATTATTCAAAACGCATTAAGTTTTTGGTGATGCATTATACCGCCATTGATTATCAAAAGTCGGAGCGGGTATTGGTTGATGAAGGCGGGCTCAGTGCCCATTATCTGGTGCCACAAAGTGGCGATGCGAGTTATCAGCGCAGCGAGCTTGAGGTGGTGCAATTGGTGGCTGAGCAAGATAGAGCTTGGCATGCCGGTAACAGTTTTTGGCAAGATCGCAGCGATTTAAACGATCATTCCATTGGTATTGAAGTGGTGAATGTACCGCGCTGTGCTGCGGCTGAGCGCACCGCCAAGGCCGCAGCAGGGCAAGAGCAAAAGCTGTGCATGTACCCCGATTACGACCCACAACAGGTGCAGTTATTGATTGCCCTGAGCCAAGATATTCTTGCCCGTAACCCGGATATTGGACCAACACAAGTTGTCGGTCACTCCGATATTGCGCCTGGGCGCAAAAGCGATCCAGGCCCGCGCTTTCCTTGGTATCAGTTATATAAAGCCGGCGTCGGCGCTTGGTACAAACAAGCGGATGTCGAGCATTATTGGCAGCACTTCAGTACCGCAGCGCCGACGACCGCCTTGATGCAGCAAGCACTGCGTGATTATGGCTATGGTGTTGACGTTAGCGGCCAGCTAGATAGAAAAACGGTAGCAGTTATCAAAGCCTTCCAGGCTCACTTTCTGCCGTGGCAGGTGCATGGCCAAGCGGATGGCAAAACGGCAGCGGTGTTGTTTGCCTTATTACACCGCTATAAACCGGATAAAGCCCAAGCACGTTTTCGTGACTATCAGGCCTTGAATACAGCGCAGCCAGCACCCAGTAAACCTTTGGGTCATGAGCAGCTATTGGCGAGCTATCCCGCAAAGGCGCTGAGCTCGCGAAAAGATGTCAACAACAAGTACCGCTTTAAGGCTTACCAAGGCCGTGGCGAGATCATTATTGATAACGTGAATGCCGTTGCTGCTGAGCTTGTCGTCAATGGTCAAACTCTGAATATCGCAAAGCCGCTAACGGCGGATACCCAATACCGTTATTCGCTTAGTAAGCGCACTCGCACCGGGGTGAATAGTTTGCATATTAAGTCGGTAACACCAGAAGATGCGCAACTGCATATTCGTATTCCTGCGCCAGTGTTAACGCAGCGCCCAATACCTAAACGTTTCGAACAGGTTGATGCGCTGATTAATGCTGAAATTGAGCAAGGGTTTCCCGGAGCCGTGTTGGCGGTCGTGCACCAAGGGGAATTGGTTAAGCTTTCGGCTTACGGTGAGGCGCGTAAATATCATGATGGCGGCGAGATGATGGCCACACCGCAGCCCATGCAAACCGATACCTTGTTTGATATTGCCTCGAACACGAAAATGTTTGCCACCAACCTGGCGTTGATGCATTTGGTATCGCAAGGGCACTTGGATGTCTCATTGCCGGTGAGCTTTTATTTGCCCGAATATCGCGGTCAAGGGCGGGAGTTACGGCTAGTCAGTGATTTACTCGAACACAGCGCTGGCTACCCTGCTGTGGTGGACTTTCATCGTCGTGATAACCAGCTTGGTGAGCAATTCTATTCGATTAGTAGTGATTGGACCAAGCAGCTTATTGTCCAAGGAGTGCCTTTCACGGCGATGCGCAAGCAACGCCACCTGTACAGTGATATTGACTATATGTTGTTAGGGTTGCTGGTGGAACGTATCAGCGGTATGCCCTTAGATGCATATGTTGAAAGCCGGCTCTATGCGCCCCTTGGGATCACCTCAATGATGTTTAACCCGCTGCAAAAAGGGGTGTTAGCACAGCAAATTGCAGCCACCGAAATTCAGGGAAATACGCGGGGTGGGCGGGTGCACTTCGAGGGCGTGCGCGATTACGTATTACAAGGTGAGGTGCATGATGAAAAAGCTTTCTACTCACTTGCTGGGGTCGCAGGCCATGCTGGGCTATTCGCCGATGCCAAAAGCCTAGCGCAATTGTGTCAGCTACTGCTTAATCGCGGCACTTACGGTGAAAAACAGCTATTTACCGCGTCGGTGCTGGATCAGTTTACTAAACCGAGCGTGAGCGACGAAAGTTATGGCTTGGGTTGGCGCCGAGCGGGAAATGGCGCACGTAAATGGCACTTTGGCCCTTATGCCAGTGCGCAAGCGTATGGACACACAGGCTGGACGGGCACAGTTACGGTTATCGACCCAGAGTATGATTTAGCCATAGTGCTGCTGACCAATGCCCGGCATAGCCCGGTGATGGGCACTGAGCAGCAGTATCAATTTGTGGGTAAACAGTTTGAGACCGGCCAATATGGTTCGGTGGTCACTCGCGTTTACGAGGCTATACTTGGATTGTAG
- a CDS encoding FAD-binding oxidoreductase: MTKLSHWLLLMLPLFAHGAELRPFATDGCSLFPDGTLTNSVKWQHCCISHDLAYWQGGTQTQRDAADAALAQCVRDLDEPAIATLMHIGVQLGGGPLYPTWYRWGYGWPYARSYGALTIDEQQQVQKRLAELVPDSLSSDPSDKERP, translated from the coding sequence ATGACTAAACTTTCACACTGGCTGTTATTAATGTTGCCGCTGTTCGCGCACGGCGCAGAGCTGCGGCCCTTTGCCACTGATGGTTGTAGCTTGTTCCCCGATGGCACCCTAACAAACAGCGTTAAGTGGCAGCATTGTTGTATTAGCCATGACTTGGCCTATTGGCAGGGTGGAACTCAGACACAGCGCGATGCCGCTGATGCTGCATTAGCGCAGTGTGTGCGCGATTTAGATGAGCCTGCAATCGCTACTTTGATGCATATCGGTGTTCAGCTCGGTGGTGGGCCACTATATCCAACTTGGTACCGCTGGGGCTATGGCTGGCCTTATGCTCGCAGCTATGGAGCATTGACGATTGACGAACAACAGCAGGTGCAAAAGCGATTGGCAGAGTTAGTGCCTGACTCACTGTCTAGTGATCCTTCCGATAAGGAGCGACCATGA
- a CDS encoding TonB-dependent receptor gives MKQITSGFSLSALTQATGLALRAPKTALTSTLIAAAFVSAPALAALTGGIKGKVIAEQTDQSMAGVTVIATSNVMPKPRRAVTRADGSYDLPQLKPGTYELTFTNKDGASQRMTVQVLLEQTSKVDVALSMTGSNTEVITVTGSRLYRQGNSSLTNSLGESAIEGVPIGQDYRDLLKLVPGVELSENSILGPSAGGSGVDNSYGFDGVNVSLPMFGNLASEPSTHDIEYVTMDRGGAKAVDFNRSGGFAINTVSKSGTDEFRGGVEYKVQPKSLVASPVGEESYELDKSWLTASLGGPLIEDTLYFYTSYYRPEEERSNKGTAYGEVKNYKSVRDEYFGKLTWAPTDDLLFNISQRMSEKTLEGDSIGQFEADSVSVGGQTDQDIFTVDGSWLVGSATTLSFQYSKFELESGSRPDTELSVQPSLSAQLDINNLEQMGYFSVPTPLDADSGYTAEQIAAFNSAANTLIEQYGYSENGVKKGGGGVGAYYRYDSQDFYRDSFELALDHEFSWGDSYHTLHFGGQWSEGEEVLTRLSNGWGRIEYVGGLDESLEQGSSTPVIYRAFVEQMSLVDNQGDTVPSIISSTETLNFEINDTIEIGDWTYNIGVMFSQDTYYGQGLRAKSGTVSGYELAPGNKYQMYQTDWADMVQPRLGVTWNYAGEDSVFANFAMYNPDTSSLARAASWDRNTRGEQEIEFDSNGNIIYAEPRGGSSGKAFEKGLKPRRINEFTVGTTKYIGSDLVVRAHVRHRRGMHFWEDMPNNARLTDYSGLDVPGIPADIAEQGLFIDNLDAIREEIGGSSYVIAEVPGGETKYWEASLEAEYMGDNTYVNASYVWSHYYGNFDQDNTTATNDANNFVGSSFYGDGRGRYPWDYRYGTLAGDKPHLFKVYGYYTTPWDANVGAYFVFQSGKPWEKWHGTPYGYASDTSRYAEPAGSRRSASHWQLDLNYTQEFTVYNDVAMQFRADIFNVFDRQTGYNNNPYFDDENFAEPRQYYSPRRVQLSVKVEF, from the coding sequence ATGAAACAGATCACATCCGGGTTTAGCCTTAGCGCGTTAACACAGGCTACTGGCCTGGCGCTGCGCGCACCAAAAACGGCACTCACCTCCACTTTAATCGCTGCAGCCTTTGTTAGCGCCCCAGCGCTGGCGGCGCTCACCGGTGGCATCAAAGGCAAGGTGATTGCCGAGCAAACCGACCAATCCATGGCCGGAGTCACAGTCATCGCCACCAGTAACGTCATGCCGAAACCGCGACGAGCCGTAACCCGAGCAGATGGTAGCTATGACCTCCCGCAACTCAAACCGGGTACTTACGAGCTGACCTTTACCAATAAAGACGGTGCCAGTCAGCGTATGACGGTACAAGTGCTCTTGGAGCAAACCTCAAAGGTGGATGTGGCGCTAAGCATGACCGGCAGCAACACCGAAGTGATCACCGTTACTGGCAGTCGGCTATACCGCCAGGGTAATTCATCGTTGACCAACTCCTTAGGAGAAAGCGCCATTGAAGGCGTCCCCATCGGCCAAGATTATCGCGATCTACTGAAATTGGTCCCCGGTGTCGAGCTTTCTGAAAACTCCATCCTTGGCCCCTCAGCTGGCGGGTCTGGGGTCGATAACTCTTATGGTTTCGACGGCGTCAATGTCTCATTGCCGATGTTCGGCAACCTCGCCTCCGAGCCCTCGACGCATGATATTGAGTACGTAACCATGGATCGCGGCGGCGCTAAGGCTGTGGATTTTAACCGCTCCGGGGGCTTTGCTATCAATACCGTGTCGAAATCTGGCACCGACGAATTTCGCGGTGGCGTAGAATATAAAGTGCAGCCCAAAAGCCTCGTAGCAAGCCCTGTTGGTGAGGAAAGTTATGAGCTCGATAAAAGCTGGCTGACGGCCAGCCTAGGCGGCCCGCTGATTGAAGATACGCTGTATTTCTACACTTCTTACTACCGCCCGGAGGAAGAGCGCAGCAACAAGGGCACCGCTTATGGCGAGGTCAAAAATTATAAGAGCGTACGCGATGAGTACTTTGGCAAGCTGACCTGGGCCCCCACTGACGACTTGCTGTTTAATATCTCGCAGCGGATGTCAGAGAAAACCCTTGAGGGCGACTCCATCGGTCAGTTTGAAGCCGACAGCGTCTCGGTGGGCGGACAAACCGACCAAGATATTTTCACTGTTGATGGCTCGTGGCTGGTCGGCTCGGCCACCACTCTCTCGTTTCAATACAGTAAATTTGAGCTAGAAAGCGGCTCACGCCCTGATACTGAACTTAGCGTGCAGCCTTCACTATCGGCGCAACTCGATATCAATAACCTTGAGCAAATGGGTTACTTTAGTGTCCCCACACCACTGGATGCTGACTCAGGCTACACCGCAGAGCAAATAGCCGCTTTTAATAGTGCCGCGAATACGCTTATTGAACAATATGGATACAGCGAAAATGGTGTCAAAAAAGGCGGCGGCGGTGTTGGTGCGTATTATCGCTATGATAGCCAAGACTTCTACCGCGACTCCTTCGAGCTCGCCCTCGACCATGAATTTAGTTGGGGCGACAGCTACCACACTCTACACTTCGGTGGCCAATGGTCTGAAGGTGAGGAAGTGCTCACTCGCTTATCAAATGGTTGGGGCCGTATAGAATACGTTGGCGGCTTGGACGAAAGCTTAGAGCAAGGCAGTAGCACACCGGTGATTTACCGCGCCTTCGTTGAGCAAATGAGCCTAGTTGATAACCAAGGCGATACGGTGCCATCTATTATCTCGAGCACCGAAACCCTTAACTTTGAAATTAACGATACCATTGAAATCGGCGATTGGACCTACAACATTGGCGTTATGTTCAGCCAAGATACCTACTATGGCCAAGGGTTAAGAGCAAAATCAGGAACGGTTTCTGGGTATGAATTAGCCCCGGGTAATAAATATCAAATGTACCAGACCGACTGGGCCGATATGGTGCAACCCCGCCTCGGCGTCACGTGGAATTATGCAGGCGAAGACTCGGTATTTGCCAACTTTGCCATGTATAACCCCGATACTAGCTCACTGGCTCGTGCTGCATCGTGGGACCGTAATACCCGTGGCGAGCAAGAAATCGAATTCGATAGCAATGGCAATATTATTTATGCCGAGCCACGCGGTGGCTCATCAGGTAAAGCGTTCGAGAAAGGCTTAAAACCACGGCGTATTAATGAGTTCACCGTGGGCACAACCAAATACATTGGCAGTGACTTGGTGGTACGCGCCCATGTGCGTCACCGCCGAGGCATGCACTTTTGGGAAGATATGCCCAATAACGCCAGATTAACCGATTACAGTGGCCTTGATGTGCCAGGTATTCCTGCCGATATCGCCGAGCAAGGACTCTTCATTGATAACCTCGATGCCATTCGCGAGGAAATTGGTGGCTCTTCTTATGTTATCGCCGAAGTGCCGGGAGGCGAAACTAAATACTGGGAAGCCAGCCTTGAAGCTGAATACATGGGCGATAACACCTATGTCAACGCCTCCTATGTGTGGAGTCATTACTACGGTAATTTTGACCAAGACAACACCACAGCGACCAACGATGCCAATAACTTCGTCGGTTCGTCATTTTATGGTGACGGTCGCGGCCGTTACCCTTGGGATTACCGCTATGGCACCCTAGCCGGGGATAAGCCACACTTATTCAAAGTCTACGGCTATTACACCACCCCTTGGGATGCGAACGTCGGTGCCTATTTTGTGTTTCAATCCGGTAAGCCTTGGGAAAAGTGGCATGGCACCCCCTACGGTTATGCTAGCGATACCAGCCGCTATGCCGAGCCCGCCGGCAGTCGCCGTAGCGCCAGTCATTGGCAGTTAGACCTCAATTACACTCAAGAATTCACGGTGTATAACGATGTGGCGATGCAATTTCGCGCCGATATTTTCAATGTTTTTGACCGTCAAACTGGGTATAACAACAACCCCTATTTTGATGACGAAAACTTCGCTGAGCCGCGCCAATACTATAGCCCTCGCCGAGTTCAACTGTCGGTCAAAGTCGAGTTCTAA
- the lysA gene encoding diaminopimelate decarboxylase, with translation MHPLPYFPYVGQQMQVEGLAIEALAQQVPTPFYCYSSKAIASNYQRYSDAFAGLDSLICYAVKANSNQAILATLARLGAGADTVSEGEIRRALAAGISADKIVFAGVGKSVAEIRYALAQDILQFNVESEPELMRISEQAQSMGKRARVSIRVNPDVEAKTHAKITTGMAENKFGIAIDLAPALYKRAANLPGIEVSGVDVHIGSQLTELTPFDQAFSKVADLVTSLQHHGIDIQVIDIGGGLGINYGEQSQEPDITTYASFAKAHLGHLGCKIIVEPGRSILGNAGVLVSRVEYVKTGQQRHFLILDAAMNDLIRPSMYDAYHHIVTVTEQTQKVTYDIVGPVCETGDTFAKGRTIGQCQSGDLVAIMGAGAYGAVMASHYNSRLNAPEVLVKDDQYSIIRERIDYDTLIAMDSLPSWL, from the coding sequence ATGCATCCACTTCCCTACTTCCCCTACGTGGGTCAGCAAATGCAAGTCGAAGGCCTTGCTATAGAAGCGCTTGCTCAGCAGGTGCCAACGCCCTTTTACTGTTATTCCAGTAAAGCGATTGCCAGCAATTACCAGCGCTACAGTGACGCATTTGCAGGGTTGGATAGCTTAATTTGTTATGCCGTAAAAGCCAACTCCAATCAGGCAATATTGGCGACCTTAGCGCGTTTAGGCGCCGGTGCCGACACCGTCTCTGAAGGCGAAATACGGCGTGCCCTAGCCGCCGGGATCAGCGCTGATAAAATCGTCTTTGCCGGCGTAGGCAAAAGTGTTGCTGAAATACGCTACGCTTTGGCGCAGGACATTTTACAGTTCAACGTAGAATCCGAACCGGAGCTGATGCGCATCAGCGAACAAGCACAGAGCATGGGCAAACGCGCGCGGGTCTCGATTCGTGTTAACCCGGATGTTGAAGCCAAGACCCATGCCAAAATCACCACGGGAATGGCCGAGAATAAATTCGGTATCGCCATCGACTTAGCCCCTGCGCTGTATAAACGGGCCGCCAATCTGCCGGGCATCGAGGTGAGTGGTGTTGACGTGCATATCGGCTCGCAGTTAACCGAGCTGACCCCGTTTGACCAGGCCTTTAGTAAAGTTGCTGACCTGGTGACAAGCTTGCAGCATCACGGTATTGATATTCAGGTCATCGATATTGGCGGCGGGCTCGGGATCAACTATGGAGAGCAATCCCAAGAGCCAGATATCACCACCTATGCTAGCTTTGCCAAAGCCCATTTAGGCCACCTTGGTTGCAAAATTATCGTCGAGCCGGGGCGTTCAATACTTGGCAATGCCGGGGTGTTAGTGTCACGCGTTGAGTATGTGAAAACCGGACAACAGCGTCACTTTTTAATTTTAGATGCGGCCATGAATGACCTTATTCGTCCCAGTATGTACGATGCCTATCATCACATTGTCACGGTCACCGAGCAAACACAAAAGGTCACTTATGATATTGTCGGTCCGGTGTGTGAAACGGGGGACACTTTTGCCAAAGGCCGCACCATTGGCCAGTGCCAAAGTGGCGATTTGGTAGCGATTATGGGCGCAGGCGCCTATGGTGCAGTGATGGCCTCACATTACAATTCCCGCCTTAATGCTCCAGAAGTACTGGTAAAGGATGATCAATACAGTATTATTCGCGAGCGTATCGATTACGATACTCTTATTGCCATGGATTCCCTGCCCTCTTGGTTATAG
- a CDS encoding Na+/H+ antiporter NhaC family protein — translation MSWYSILPPLIAIAIVFWRKEVIMALLVAVASSEFLLALQGDGNTLFFTFINTIERVVATASSAGNSRALLFSILIGALLAYIRESGGVAATVNLLIGKGVAKSKRQVGFLTMFSGIAVFIESNLSVLTAGILSRGLFDKFKMSRARLAYIIDSTSAPVCILILLNGWGAYVLGLLENYELEQSAVSILWGSIGYNFYAIIALLIVAYTIAFDKVHGPMKVAEQKLERLEVNETADKGTKARFMLVPLATLIVSMVGFMFWTGNGDIASGSGSKSVLYATILACVVAYFLLSSSRQFSHHQLVDMGFKGMGELLPLVAIVLLSMTLGASLKELGTGVFVASLVGDYLPLVLVVPMLFVTGAVISFTTGTSWGTFAILIPIGVPLIQALGLPPSLVIAAILGGGVFGDHCSPISDTSAVSAIASGSDLLTHVKTQMPYALFGGALTFIAYLLVSFIVI, via the coding sequence ATGTCTTGGTATTCCATTTTGCCGCCGTTGATTGCCATTGCAATCGTATTTTGGCGCAAAGAGGTCATAATGGCGCTGTTAGTCGCGGTGGCCTCTTCGGAGTTTTTGCTTGCACTCCAGGGTGACGGTAACACACTTTTCTTCACTTTTATTAATACTATAGAACGTGTGGTGGCAACGGCGTCCTCTGCGGGTAATAGTCGCGCGCTGTTATTCAGTATTCTTATCGGTGCACTGCTTGCCTACATTCGCGAGTCTGGCGGGGTGGCGGCAACCGTAAATCTGTTAATAGGCAAAGGGGTGGCAAAGTCAAAGCGGCAGGTGGGCTTTTTAACCATGTTTTCCGGTATTGCCGTATTTATCGAGTCAAACCTCAGTGTCTTAACTGCGGGGATCCTCTCACGCGGGCTATTCGATAAATTTAAAATGAGCCGGGCGCGTCTGGCCTATATTATTGATAGCACCAGTGCCCCAGTGTGTATCTTAATCCTGCTTAATGGCTGGGGCGCTTATGTGCTTGGGCTATTAGAAAACTATGAGCTGGAGCAGTCTGCGGTGTCTATTTTATGGGGCAGCATTGGTTATAACTTTTATGCCATTATCGCCTTATTGATCGTGGCCTACACTATCGCCTTCGATAAAGTACACGGACCAATGAAAGTGGCCGAGCAAAAGCTGGAGCGCTTAGAGGTTAACGAAACAGCGGACAAAGGCACTAAAGCACGCTTTATGTTGGTGCCCTTGGCGACATTGATTGTTTCTATGGTTGGCTTTATGTTCTGGACTGGTAATGGTGATATTGCCAGCGGCAGCGGCTCGAAATCGGTGTTGTATGCAACTATTTTAGCCTGTGTTGTTGCTTATTTCTTACTGAGCTCAAGCCGCCAATTCAGCCATCACCAATTGGTGGACATGGGCTTTAAAGGCATGGGAGAGTTATTACCATTGGTGGCAATAGTGTTGCTATCGATGACCTTGGGCGCGAGTTTAAAAGAACTCGGTACAGGGGTGTTTGTTGCTTCACTGGTAGGCGATTACCTGCCGTTGGTATTGGTGGTGCCAATGCTGTTTGTAACCGGCGCGGTGATCTCCTTTACCACCGGCACCTCGTGGGGCACATTTGCTATTTTAATACCCATAGGTGTGCCGCTGATCCAAGCGTTAGGATTACCGCCTTCATTGGTGATAGCCGCTATTTTAGGGGGTGGCGTGTTCGGCGATCACTGCTCACCAATTTCTGATACCAGTGCGGTGTCTGCCATTGCTTCGGGCTCCGATCTGCTTACTCACGTAAAAACGCAAATGCCTTATGCTTTATTCGGCGGTGCGTTAACTTTTATTGCTTACCTATTGGTGAGTTTCATCGTTATTTAA
- a CDS encoding DUF3087 domain-containing protein: MKLQQIDKARYRKHLNRVLVACIGALVLGSLGIARLLIIAFPSASGSHFHWNLIGVIITCAAIALVLKRVQHHPYLREVLYVWHLKQALNQITRRLRKIKAAAEQGNVEAMHALQFSYSGSRQLWQLDDNTITMDELALEQAKLDTLAERYQVEPSAERYHSSTLKQF, encoded by the coding sequence ATGAAGTTACAGCAAATCGATAAAGCGCGTTATAGAAAGCATTTAAACCGAGTTTTAGTTGCCTGTATTGGTGCCTTGGTCTTGGGGAGTCTCGGCATTGCGCGATTACTGATTATCGCTTTTCCCAGTGCATCCGGCAGTCATTTTCACTGGAACTTGATCGGCGTGATTATCACCTGTGCGGCCATTGCCTTGGTGCTTAAACGTGTGCAACACCACCCGTATTTGCGAGAAGTGCTGTATGTATGGCACTTAAAACAGGCGCTGAATCAGATCACGCGCCGCCTGCGTAAAATTAAGGCGGCGGCGGAGCAAGGCAATGTCGAGGCCATGCATGCCTTGCAGTTCAGTTATTCTGGTTCGCGCCAGCTTTGGCAACTTGACGATAACACCATCACCATGGACGAATTAGCTCTGGAGCAGGCCAAACTTGACACCTTAGCCGAACGTTACCAAGTTGAGCCCAGCGCGGAGCGTTATCACAGCAGCACCCTTAAGCAATTTTAA
- a CDS encoding manganese efflux pump produces the protein MGTPIEAFVLASLLMGLGISADVAIATLTQAKQLTSRRSVFTWIAGVTLTHTVFPMLGYLAAYFSVQQVPVLTPIVGVIAFIFVGYYLLSEYRSNSEHAPSIDSKLLSAALIVTVSWDALWSGPAKSAQVIDWAQWMVWLSFVIVGLVVALLAVASLHLGRKAVLYAPTHFNHQFGLWLQYSVISYFAVLALLRYTFAWDTPWWAIWALCAIINALLLALRKVGQAGTPKCA, from the coding sequence ATGGGCACACCCATAGAAGCTTTTGTATTAGCAAGTCTGCTCATGGGCTTAGGAATTAGTGCTGATGTCGCCATCGCCACCCTAACCCAAGCCAAGCAGCTCACGAGCCGGCGTAGTGTATTCACTTGGATAGCGGGGGTCACACTTACACATACGGTGTTTCCTATGCTTGGTTACCTCGCGGCTTATTTTAGCGTGCAGCAAGTCCCCGTACTCACTCCAATTGTCGGAGTTATCGCATTCATATTTGTAGGTTATTACTTGCTCAGTGAGTATCGCAGCAATAGCGAGCACGCCCCTAGTATAGACTCCAAATTACTGAGTGCGGCACTGATCGTTACTGTTAGTTGGGATGCGCTATGGTCTGGGCCGGCTAAATCTGCACAAGTCATCGACTGGGCGCAGTGGATGGTGTGGTTGTCATTTGTGATAGTGGGTCTGGTGGTCGCGCTCTTGGCAGTCGCTAGCTTACACCTTGGCCGCAAAGCTGTGCTTTATGCACCAACGCACTTCAACCATCAGTTTGGCCTGTGGTTACAATATTCGGTGATCAGCTATTTCGCGGTACTGGCTTTGCTGCGCTATACCTTTGCCTGGGATACCCCTTGGTGGGCTATTTGGGCACTGTGTGCGATTATTAACGCACTGCTATTAGCGCTTCGCAAGGTAGGCCAAGCGGGCACACCTAAGTGTGCTTAG